AAACGATTACTAGATTCTGCAGTAAGGGTATGTTAGATGCATGCCAGTCTATTCCTATTCCAGTCTCTGTGGCTCTTGATCCTTACGGGTTATGGTATGGATGCCTTTTTTGATAAATACATAGGTAATAGGAATAAGCGATAGAGCATTAGCCCATATAAGCGGACCATCCCACAGCATTAATCCGTATACCAGCCATAGAATAATGGCCACTTCCACAATGCAGTACATGGCAAATGAGATGCTTCTTGTGTCGTTTGTTTTGTAAACCTTATATGCTTGAGGAAATTGGTTTAACGTAGAGAGAATGGCGGCCATTGATCCTACAATTTCTAATGTGCTCATTGGTTTTGGGATTATAGTATAAACTCGAAATTTTCCTTTTTGTGCTTGTTATAAAGCTTTTTATCAAATCGATAAAGCTGTGCGGGCTTATGGGCAACACCCTCCTGCAGCTCATCTGTTGCCACCAGAAATTTCATTCCCGATATTTTACGACGGAAGTTACGTTTGTCAAACTTCTGGTTTAGGATCAGCTCAAACAGATTCTGTAGCTGCCCTAGTGTGAACTTCTGGGGCAGAAGTTCAAATATTATGGGATGGACAAGCATATCCAGGCTTAGCTGCTTGAGCGCAGCGTTCAGGATCTCGCGATGGTCGAATATTAGCTCGAAGGTGTCGTTTACATTCATCCATTCAGCCCTGTCTATCAGCTTAATTTTTTTGGGCTGATTAGGTTTAATCAGAGAGTAGAATCCAATTGTGATAACCCTTTCGTGGATAAGCCCGTTATCTTTAATCCATTGGTACTCGTCGTTATCCCTATTTAGCCGGTCGAGGTTGCTGAAAACGCTGAATTGTGACATAAATATATTCTGTGCCCCAGTTTGCTCCAGCAGCGTTCTGGAGGCCGTGTCCTCCATTCGTTCGTTGTAGAACATATGATTTCCTGGTAGCTTATACCTCAACTCTGTGCCGTTTGGTGTGGGAATAAACTCCTTACGTACTAAGACTTTAAGACAACCTTTGTCGTATGAAAATATTGCACAATCTACAGATATGTTGGGAATGACAGATGCTTGCTCCACTCTTGCTTTTATTAGTTTTTGATGATAACGGCGTTGTTCTGACGATGATGCCGATGTTAGTGTCTAATTAACATTGTTAGTGTTAAGATGACAATACAAAATAATTGAAAAAAAACGAGGTTTAAAACAGGTGAAATGATTAGTTGTGTAATATATAATTAATATAAATAAACACTATTCTGGTTTGTATAATTCTAAGATATAGGTTGTTTGATAAGTGTATTACTGTTAATATTGACTGTTTATTGTTGTTAAAGTGTTGAAATAACACTAAGGGTGTAAAAAAAACACTGAAAGAATTTTTGAATTTGAAAATAATGCTGAATTTTGTTAACAACTAACAAATAGGATTTCTAGTATTAATACTCGGATAATGAGAAGATTCATTAGTTTTATTGCTTGTGCATTTGTGTTGATGTCGTTTACTCCGAAAGGTAAAAGCGACGTGGAGTTGCGTGTAAACAGCATGCTTAAAAAGATGACGCTTGAGGAGAAGGTAGGGCAGATGGCCCAGATTACTCTCGACGTTATTGCTGCCGGAGGTGACAGGTATTCGAGTGCCGAACCTCTGCAGGTAGACAAGGCGAA
The window above is part of the Alistipes sp. ZOR0009 genome. Proteins encoded here:
- a CDS encoding SemiSWEET family sugar transporter, with the translated sequence MSTLEIVGSMAAILSTLNQFPQAYKVYKTNDTRSISFAMYCIVEVAIILWLVYGLMLWDGPLIWANALSLIPITYVFIKKGIHTITRKDQEPQRLE
- a CDS encoding NUDIX hydrolase: MEQASVIPNISVDCAIFSYDKGCLKVLVRKEFIPTPNGTELRYKLPGNHMFYNERMEDTASRTLLEQTGAQNIFMSQFSVFSNLDRLNRDNDEYQWIKDNGLIHERVITIGFYSLIKPNQPKKIKLIDRAEWMNVNDTFELIFDHREILNAALKQLSLDMLVHPIIFELLPQKFTLGQLQNLFELILNQKFDKRNFRRKISGMKFLVATDELQEGVAHKPAQLYRFDKKLYNKHKKENFEFIL